A region from the Streptosporangium sp. NBC_01756 genome encodes:
- a CDS encoding type I polyketide synthase, with translation MSTVQIAIVGIGLRYPDAAGTDDLWENILAGRRAFRRLPDQRMNQADYYSPDPNAPDRFYANKAAVLRDFEFDRLKYKIAGSTYRSTDLTHWLALDVAAAALADAGFPDGAGLPRQATGVVIGNSLTGEFSRANLMRLRWPYVRRTLAAALAAKGWDDDETSAFLRDLEPVYKAPFPPIDEDTLAGGLANTIAGRLCNYFDFGGGGYTVDGACSSSLLSIATAAKALADGDLDVCLAGGVDLSIDPFEVIGFAKTGALATGEMKIYDKDSNGFWPGEGAGVLVLMREEDAVARDLRIYASITGWGISSDGKGGITRPEASGHRLAISRAYTRAGYGVETVGYFEGHGTGTALGDATELEALGSARRDADPDARPASVSSVKGNFGHTKAAAGVGGVIKAALSVYHQVIPPATGHYEPHPKLTGESPALYVPRKAELWPADQPIRAGVSAMGFGGINTHIALEQAPGTARRTELPGKAAALVGSRQDAELLLLDAADAAALRERVTGLVTLVPALSFAELADLAGALAGQQSGGRVRAAVVATSPEDAARKLDRLLAALDAGEQSLFTADGVFLDHRLTAPKIAYLFPGQGSGRGAVGAIRRRFAAAEAVFEEAGVSTGGDQVATEVAQPRIVAGSVAALRVLTTLGIDADVAVGHSLGELTALAWAGALDGKDALRLAKARGQVMANASQGGGAMAGLATTPDRAEQLFEDDPVVIAGYNGPQQTVISGDAGAVDRVCERARAVGVTATRINVSHAFHSPLVKPAAEALTARLAAFTFARPTRSMVSTVTGDVLDPTTDLRVLLRDQVLFPVRFHEAAARAAAGADLAVEVGPGRVLAGLLHEIAPDTPVLSLDTDSQSLSPLLSLLGAAYALGAALDTEALFADRVLRPLPLEGGFSFLASPCEAAPDLAVGLTGPGEDTAADASGTSAEPAEAGASADDGPSTLDLLRKLAADRVELPLETVTASTHPLDDLHLSSITVGQIVNDVTRQFGLPTLEATTNFATVTLGELAQVIDELADTARDGGGSSGGTVEVAGVAQWVRPFSVDYVPAGAPRVDVGTGPVGHWQVFAPAGHPLADRLQVALAEAGIGDGVLLCLPDDGEEHVELFLKAGKTAVVAPAGTRFVVVQHRLGASGLARTVFLEASGVPTTIVTLPDLAPSSAAAVDEAVRRVITEAAATTAFSEVRYDAGGQRTVPVMRVLQPPAEPQTGTPLDGSDVLLVTGGGKGITAECALAMAKDSAAKLALISRADPAQDEELSANLARMDAAGVVYRYECADVTDAEQVAAAVARFEATLGPITAVLHGAGRNEPAALTNLTEEVFAQTAAPKITGLRTVLDAVDQDKIKLLVTFGSVIGRAGLRGEAHYSTANDWMTELTVDFQRAHPRARALALEWSVWSGAGMGDRLGVVESLVRAGITPISVENGLSVLRQVLADPSAGPVLVVSGRMGGLPTLPLNTSQELPLTRFVDRVVVHYPDVELITEVELSAGSDPYLSDHLLDGDLLFPAVVGMEAMAQVATAVLGRTGSPLLQDVEFLRPIVVRPGSPTTVRLAALVRDAETVAVAIRAEDTGFSADHFRATLRLPQPSLPDEGPSREATRLPIVPGDPITELYGGVLFQGKRFQRLLGYRRASARHAVAELSTAAPAPWFAAYLPQDQVLADPGTRDAVMHAIQCCVPHATLLPQGVEKLYLATPADQHAEFVILDARERSQDGDSYVYDIDVLDPSGRVVERWQGLTLRAVRKKDGSGPWVPAMLSGYLERTLERVLGGSRAVIVEPDPEPVRPGAQADRQAQTELAAGRALGGPVTVRHRPDGKPELDGAAISASHGAGVSLVVTGSGRLGCDVETVVHRTEEDWAGLLGDGLRRVRDLVMAESGENADVAGTRMWTALECLRKAGVTTRTLVVDRLHSDGWVELSAGDVKVATWVTTLSHQADSVVFAVLAGEETDAR, from the coding sequence TTGAGCACCGTTCAGATAGCGATCGTCGGCATCGGACTTCGTTACCCCGACGCCGCCGGCACCGACGATCTCTGGGAGAACATCCTCGCTGGGCGCCGCGCGTTCCGCAGACTTCCCGACCAGCGGATGAACCAGGCGGACTACTACTCTCCAGACCCGAACGCACCGGACCGCTTCTATGCCAACAAGGCGGCCGTGCTGCGCGACTTCGAGTTCGACCGGCTCAAGTACAAGATCGCTGGCAGCACCTACCGGTCAACCGATCTCACGCACTGGCTGGCGCTGGACGTCGCCGCGGCGGCGCTGGCCGACGCCGGCTTCCCGGACGGGGCCGGTCTGCCCCGCCAGGCCACCGGCGTGGTCATCGGCAACAGCCTGACCGGTGAGTTCTCCCGCGCCAACCTGATGCGGCTGCGCTGGCCCTACGTCCGGCGCACCCTCGCCGCCGCACTGGCCGCCAAGGGCTGGGACGACGACGAAACCAGTGCCTTCCTCCGCGACCTCGAACCGGTGTACAAGGCGCCGTTCCCGCCCATCGACGAGGACACGCTCGCCGGCGGCCTCGCCAACACCATCGCCGGCCGCCTCTGCAACTACTTCGACTTCGGCGGCGGCGGCTACACCGTCGACGGCGCCTGCTCCTCCTCCCTGCTCTCGATCGCCACCGCGGCCAAGGCGCTGGCCGACGGGGATCTGGACGTCTGCCTCGCCGGCGGCGTCGACCTGTCCATCGACCCGTTCGAGGTGATCGGCTTCGCCAAGACCGGGGCGCTGGCCACCGGCGAGATGAAGATCTACGACAAGGACTCCAACGGCTTCTGGCCGGGTGAGGGCGCCGGCGTCCTCGTGCTGATGCGCGAGGAGGACGCCGTCGCCCGCGACCTGCGGATCTATGCGTCGATCACCGGCTGGGGCATCTCCTCCGACGGCAAGGGCGGCATCACCCGCCCGGAGGCCTCCGGCCACCGGCTGGCCATCAGCCGCGCCTACACCCGGGCCGGGTACGGTGTGGAGACCGTCGGTTACTTCGAGGGTCACGGCACCGGAACCGCGCTCGGCGACGCCACCGAGCTTGAGGCGCTCGGTTCGGCCCGGCGCGATGCCGATCCGGACGCCCGCCCGGCCTCGGTCAGCTCGGTCAAGGGCAACTTCGGCCACACCAAGGCGGCCGCGGGCGTCGGTGGGGTGATCAAGGCGGCGCTGTCGGTCTACCACCAGGTCATCCCGCCGGCCACCGGTCACTACGAGCCGCACCCGAAGCTCACCGGCGAGTCCCCGGCCCTGTACGTGCCGCGGAAGGCCGAGCTCTGGCCGGCGGACCAGCCGATCAGGGCCGGCGTGTCGGCGATGGGCTTCGGCGGCATCAACACGCATATCGCGCTTGAGCAGGCACCGGGGACCGCCCGCCGTACCGAGCTGCCCGGGAAGGCGGCGGCACTGGTCGGCAGCCGGCAGGACGCCGAGTTGCTGCTGCTGGACGCCGCCGACGCCGCCGCACTGCGCGAGCGGGTCACCGGACTGGTCACGCTGGTGCCGGCGCTGTCGTTCGCCGAACTCGCCGACCTGGCCGGTGCGCTGGCCGGGCAGCAGTCCGGCGGGCGGGTGCGGGCCGCGGTCGTGGCCACCAGCCCCGAAGACGCCGCCCGCAAGCTCGACCGGCTGCTCGCGGCGCTCGACGCGGGAGAGCAGAGCCTGTTCACCGCGGACGGGGTGTTCCTCGACCATCGGCTGACCGCCCCGAAGATCGCCTACCTGTTCCCCGGCCAGGGTTCCGGGCGTGGCGCCGTCGGCGCGATCCGCCGCCGGTTCGCCGCGGCGGAGGCCGTGTTCGAAGAGGCCGGGGTGTCCACCGGTGGCGACCAGGTGGCCACCGAGGTGGCCCAGCCGCGCATCGTCGCCGGTTCCGTCGCGGCCCTGCGCGTGCTGACCACGCTGGGCATCGACGCTGACGTCGCGGTCGGACACAGCCTCGGCGAGCTGACCGCGCTGGCCTGGGCCGGTGCCCTGGACGGCAAGGATGCGCTGCGGCTGGCCAAGGCGCGCGGCCAGGTCATGGCGAACGCCAGCCAGGGCGGCGGCGCGATGGCCGGCCTCGCCACCACACCGGATCGGGCCGAGCAGCTGTTCGAGGACGACCCGGTGGTGATCGCCGGGTACAACGGACCGCAGCAGACGGTCATCTCCGGCGACGCCGGCGCCGTGGACCGCGTGTGCGAGCGGGCCAGAGCCGTCGGTGTGACCGCGACCAGGATCAACGTCTCGCACGCCTTCCACTCGCCGCTGGTCAAGCCCGCGGCCGAGGCGCTGACCGCGCGGCTGGCCGCGTTCACCTTCGCCCGGCCTACCCGCTCGATGGTGTCCACGGTGACCGGTGACGTGCTCGACCCGACCACCGACCTGCGGGTACTGCTGCGCGACCAGGTGCTGTTCCCGGTCCGCTTCCACGAGGCGGCCGCCAGGGCGGCCGCCGGCGCCGACCTCGCCGTCGAGGTGGGGCCCGGCCGGGTGCTCGCGGGCCTGCTGCACGAAATCGCGCCGGACACGCCGGTGCTGTCCCTCGACACCGACAGCCAGTCGCTGAGCCCCTTGCTGTCCCTCCTCGGCGCCGCGTACGCGCTGGGGGCCGCACTGGACACCGAGGCGCTGTTCGCCGACCGGGTGCTGCGTCCGCTGCCGCTGGAGGGCGGATTCAGCTTCCTGGCCAGCCCGTGCGAGGCCGCTCCTGACCTCGCCGTCGGGTTGACCGGACCCGGCGAGGACACGGCCGCCGACGCGTCCGGCACCTCCGCCGAGCCGGCCGAGGCCGGTGCCTCCGCCGACGACGGCCCGTCCACGCTCGACCTGCTGCGCAAGCTCGCCGCCGACCGCGTGGAGCTGCCGCTGGAGACCGTGACCGCGAGCACCCACCCGCTCGACGACCTGCACCTGAGCTCGATCACCGTCGGGCAGATCGTCAACGACGTCACCCGTCAGTTCGGCCTGCCCACGCTGGAGGCGACGACCAACTTCGCCACCGTGACGCTCGGCGAGCTCGCCCAGGTGATCGACGAGTTGGCCGATACCGCGAGGGACGGCGGCGGGAGCAGCGGCGGCACCGTCGAAGTGGCCGGTGTGGCGCAGTGGGTGCGGCCTTTCTCCGTCGACTACGTGCCGGCCGGCGCGCCGAGAGTGGACGTCGGCACCGGCCCGGTCGGCCACTGGCAGGTGTTCGCACCGGCCGGCCACCCGCTCGCCGATCGGCTGCAGGTCGCGCTGGCCGAGGCCGGCATCGGCGACGGCGTGCTGCTGTGCCTGCCGGACGACGGCGAGGAGCACGTCGAGCTGTTCCTGAAGGCGGGCAAGACGGCCGTCGTCGCGCCCGCCGGCACCCGGTTCGTCGTGGTGCAACACAGGCTCGGGGCGTCCGGCCTGGCCAGGACCGTGTTCCTGGAGGCGTCGGGCGTGCCGACCACGATCGTCACCCTGCCGGACCTCGCCCCGTCGTCCGCGGCCGCGGTGGACGAGGCGGTACGACGGGTGATCACCGAGGCCGCCGCCACCACGGCGTTCAGCGAGGTCCGCTACGACGCCGGCGGGCAGCGGACGGTGCCGGTGATGCGCGTGCTGCAACCGCCCGCCGAGCCGCAGACCGGCACCCCGCTGGACGGCTCGGACGTGCTGCTGGTCACCGGCGGCGGCAAGGGCATCACCGCCGAGTGCGCGCTGGCCATGGCCAAGGACTCGGCGGCCAAGCTCGCGCTGATCAGCCGGGCCGACCCGGCGCAGGACGAGGAACTGTCGGCCAACCTGGCCAGGATGGACGCGGCCGGTGTGGTCTACCGGTACGAGTGCGCCGACGTCACCGACGCCGAGCAGGTCGCCGCGGCCGTGGCGCGGTTCGAGGCCACCCTCGGCCCGATCACCGCGGTGCTGCACGGGGCCGGCCGCAACGAGCCGGCCGCGCTCACCAACCTGACCGAGGAGGTGTTCGCCCAGACGGCGGCCCCCAAGATCACCGGCCTGCGCACGGTTCTCGACGCGGTCGACCAGGACAAGATCAAGCTGCTGGTGACGTTCGGCAGCGTCATCGGCAGGGCGGGGTTGCGTGGCGAGGCACACTACTCGACCGCCAACGACTGGATGACCGAGCTGACCGTCGACTTCCAGCGCGCGCACCCGCGGGCGCGGGCGCTGGCATTGGAGTGGTCCGTCTGGTCGGGCGCCGGGATGGGCGACAGGCTGGGCGTGGTCGAGTCGCTGGTACGCGCCGGCATCACCCCGATCTCCGTGGAGAACGGGCTGAGCGTGCTGCGCCAGGTGCTCGCCGACCCGTCGGCCGGGCCGGTGCTGGTGGTCAGCGGCCGGATGGGCGGCCTGCCGACGCTGCCCCTGAACACGAGCCAGGAGCTGCCGCTGACCCGGTTCGTCGACCGGGTGGTGGTGCACTACCCGGACGTCGAGCTGATCACCGAGGTGGAGCTGTCCGCCGGCAGCGACCCCTACCTGTCCGACCACCTGCTGGACGGCGACCTGCTGTTCCCCGCGGTGGTCGGCATGGAGGCGATGGCTCAGGTCGCGACGGCCGTACTCGGCCGGACCGGCTCCCCGCTCCTGCAGGACGTCGAATTCCTGCGGCCGATCGTGGTCCGCCCCGGCAGCCCGACGACGGTCCGGCTGGCGGCACTGGTCCGCGACGCCGAGACGGTGGCGGTGGCCATTCGCGCCGAGGACACCGGGTTCAGCGCCGACCACTTCCGGGCCACACTACGGCTGCCGCAGCCGTCCCTGCCCGACGAGGGCCCCTCGCGGGAGGCCACCCGGCTGCCGATCGTGCCGGGCGACCCGATCACCGAGCTCTACGGCGGGGTGCTGTTCCAGGGCAAGCGGTTCCAGCGCCTGCTCGGCTACCGGAGGGCGAGCGCCCGGCACGCGGTGGCCGAACTGTCCACCGCCGCACCGGCGCCGTGGTTCGCCGCCTACCTGCCGCAGGACCAGGTGCTGGCCGACCCGGGCACGCGGGACGCGGTGATGCACGCCATCCAGTGCTGCGTTCCGCACGCGACCCTGCTGCCGCAGGGTGTGGAGAAGCTGTACCTGGCGACCCCCGCCGACCAGCACGCCGAGTTCGTGATCCTGGACGCTCGGGAGCGGTCGCAGGACGGTGACAGCTACGTCTACGACATCGACGTGCTCGACCCGTCCGGCCGGGTGGTCGAACGCTGGCAGGGCCTGACACTGCGAGCGGTGCGGAAGAAGGACGGCTCCGGCCCGTGGGTGCCCGCGATGCTCAGCGGCTACCTGGAGCGGACGCTGGAGCGGGTGCTCGGCGGCAGTCGCGCCGTGATCGTCGAGCCGGACCCCGAGCCGGTACGGCCGGGCGCGCAGGCCGACCGGCAGGCGCAGACCGAGCTCGCCGCCGGCCGCGCCCTCGGCGGCCCGGTGACGGTGCGGCACCGGCCGGACGGCAAGCCGGAGCTGGACGGCGCCGCGATCTCGGCGTCCCACGGCGCCGGGGTGAGCCTGGTGGTGACCGGGTCGGGCCGGCTCGGCTGCGACGTGGAGACGGTGGTGCACCGTACGGAGGAGGACTGGGCCGGACTGCTCGGCGACGGGCTGCGGCGCGTCCGCGACCTGGTGATGGCCGAGTCCGGTGAGAACGCCGACGTGGCCGGCACCCGGATGTGGACCGCGCTGGAGTGCCTGCGCAAGGCCGGGGTCACGACACGGACGCTGGTCGTGGACCGGCTCCACTCGGACGGCTGGGTGGAGCTGTCCGCCGGTGACGTGAAAGTGGCCACCTGGGTAACCACATTGAGCCACCAGGCTGATTCAGTAGTGTTCGCGGTGCTGGCGGGAGAGGAAACCGACGCAAGATGA
- a CDS encoding DUF1702 family protein, whose amino-acid sequence MPSFLGSLRQFMLAPNLHSVTFAERGFPGAGSPATEQLEAIPQTVVCGFEWGIAARDLWDVRRRLELVEPEQRGFAYEGAAMAFAVRDAMAGGSGRRTRELLLGPGAPHVFLTYIGIGFAMARLPRRLWRTIVPDLTGSPYYPTMTWLAVDGYGFDLAYFHTRRYVDEQRVPVPYPWEGSPDYFPRAVDQGIGRALWFINGAAPAAVAAAVDRFAEERRPDLWSGVGLAATFAGGCSAEDLAVLRKAAGGHWPQLGLGVVFAIKARTFAGHVPEHSILAAKALADLSVADAVKIADRTEAASNGRDPARDTVPLYEQWRSRIRAHFTDTTSLPVDRRKKSRHLNNG is encoded by the coding sequence ATGCCATCATTTCTCGGTTCGTTACGCCAGTTCATGCTGGCGCCGAATCTGCACTCCGTCACATTCGCCGAACGCGGTTTTCCCGGAGCCGGATCGCCCGCAACCGAGCAGTTGGAGGCCATCCCGCAGACCGTGGTGTGCGGGTTTGAATGGGGCATCGCCGCGCGCGACCTCTGGGATGTGCGGCGGCGGCTGGAGCTGGTCGAGCCGGAGCAGCGCGGGTTCGCCTACGAGGGCGCGGCGATGGCGTTCGCCGTCCGCGACGCGATGGCGGGCGGCAGCGGTCGGCGTACCCGCGAGTTGCTGCTCGGGCCGGGCGCGCCGCATGTGTTCCTCACCTACATCGGCATCGGGTTCGCCATGGCGCGACTGCCGAGGCGGCTCTGGCGCACCATCGTCCCCGACCTGACCGGCTCGCCCTACTACCCCACCATGACCTGGCTCGCCGTGGACGGTTACGGCTTCGACCTCGCCTATTTCCACACCCGCCGTTACGTCGACGAACAACGGGTGCCGGTGCCCTACCCGTGGGAGGGGTCGCCCGACTACTTCCCGCGCGCCGTGGACCAGGGCATCGGGCGAGCGCTGTGGTTCATCAACGGCGCCGCCCCGGCGGCTGTGGCCGCCGCCGTCGACCGGTTCGCCGAAGAGCGTCGGCCGGACCTGTGGAGTGGCGTGGGGCTGGCCGCGACGTTCGCCGGCGGCTGCTCGGCCGAGGACCTGGCCGTGCTGCGCAAGGCGGCCGGCGGCCACTGGCCGCAGCTCGGGCTCGGCGTGGTGTTCGCGATCAAAGCGCGGACATTCGCCGGCCATGTGCCGGAACATTCGATACTGGCCGCCAAAGCACTGGCCGACCTGTCCGTGGCGGACGCCGTAAAGATCGCGGACCGCACCGAGGCCGCCTCGAATGGCCGTGACCCGGCGCGGGACACCGTGCCACTGTATGAGCAGTGGCGCAGCAGAATTCGTGCACATTTCACCGACACCACATCGTTGCCAGTCGACCGGCGGAAAAAATCACGCCATTTGAACAACGGTTAG
- a CDS encoding DUF1702 family protein, which produces MASSWRALRRRILTPDVADTSLEKRGFHKKSPAAKERLETVGKTFINGYAYAVEARTPADAEGPLEQLPDWLRGFAYEGAGMGLAVLDGLPFGRSDNVRRFLHRPLGDGHRYLVYVGIGWAMARLPRFRWPKPQTLDPVLVPLVLDGYGFHQAYFHTARYVAGQYREPNFPWPGGPHGSYADNAIDQGIGRAMWFVGGTDPERVANLIDMFPASRRGDLYGGTGLAATYAGGVDEQELKTLWRRAGDYRGNVAQGCAFAANARVRTGIVPPHTALATQLFCGTTPEEAARIASDLRPTHPVEGDLPAYEVWRQRLANEFVSIGGVNR; this is translated from the coding sequence TTGGCCAGTTCATGGCGAGCGCTTCGACGTCGCATTCTGACACCAGACGTCGCCGACACGAGTCTCGAAAAGCGCGGCTTCCACAAGAAATCCCCTGCGGCCAAAGAAAGACTTGAGACCGTTGGGAAGACGTTTATCAACGGTTACGCCTACGCGGTGGAGGCCCGTACCCCCGCCGACGCCGAGGGCCCGCTCGAGCAGCTGCCCGACTGGCTTCGCGGTTTCGCCTACGAGGGCGCCGGCATGGGCCTGGCCGTGCTCGACGGCCTGCCGTTCGGCCGTTCGGACAACGTCCGCCGATTCCTGCACCGCCCGCTCGGCGACGGGCACCGCTACCTGGTCTATGTCGGAATCGGCTGGGCGATGGCCAGGCTGCCCCGGTTCCGGTGGCCCAAGCCGCAGACTCTGGATCCGGTGCTGGTGCCGCTGGTGCTCGACGGCTACGGCTTCCACCAGGCCTACTTCCACACCGCCCGCTACGTCGCCGGCCAGTACCGGGAACCGAACTTCCCGTGGCCGGGCGGCCCGCACGGGTCCTACGCCGACAACGCCATCGACCAGGGCATCGGCCGCGCGATGTGGTTCGTCGGCGGCACCGATCCGGAGCGGGTGGCCAACCTGATCGACATGTTCCCGGCGTCTCGTCGCGGCGACCTCTACGGCGGCACCGGACTCGCGGCGACGTACGCGGGCGGCGTCGACGAGCAGGAGCTGAAGACGTTGTGGCGCCGCGCCGGCGACTACCGGGGCAACGTGGCGCAGGGATGCGCGTTCGCCGCGAACGCGCGGGTCCGCACGGGCATCGTGCCCCCGCACACGGCGCTGGCCACCCAGCTGTTCTGCGGCACGACGCCGGAGGAGGCGGCCCGGATCGCGAGCGACCTGCGGCCGACCCACCCGGTCGAGGGCGACCTGCCGGCGTATGAGGTGTGGCGACAGCGCCTCGCCAACGAATTCGTTTCCATCGGAGGTGTCAACAGATGA
- a CDS encoding CRTAC1 family protein: MNAALGMLRRQLTGVIALVVVIGFFFAVTLPESSAEDRNHLASRYAFAGQSVALPVSDKQQTIRKVNQAYKHFDAWISSVGAAVAMNDLDGDKLPNDLCLVDSRTDQVIVTPTPGKGGNRYAPFALNPAPLPVNDVMAPMGCVPADLNEDGRLDLLVYMWARTPILYLSRAGHGTLSPQAYEPVEVLSSNNADAAGKYTGPQWNTNAATVGDFDGDGHDDIFIGNYFPDSPLLDSSVDGGVTMNHSMSHAQNGGEKIILLCAGATAGDRPTASFKRVPDDALPEEARNGWSLGVSATDLDGDLLPELYIANDFGPDRLLYNRSTPGQVRFANVTTARTPGTPKSKRIGADSFKGMGVDFGDFDHDGLYDAFVSNLTVPWGIVESNFHFMNTAKDQADLRTRLRNGEAPFRDISGENGTAWSGWSWDVKIADFANSGELDITQATGFIRGYTNRWPQLQELAMANDSLVPSTVAWPNANSGDDLAGNETLRFFVKDEDGRYTDLAPELGLAVPIPTRGIATGDADGDGLLDFAVARQFGEPIFYHNQAPTPGGHLNLLLTHEQATTVGTAPAPGSPVTGAEVTVTTADGKKYVQRVDGGSGHSGRRSSEVHIGLGTAQGPVQVHLKWRDRKGVVHQQDLKLSQGRHSLVLGDQARER, encoded by the coding sequence ATGAACGCGGCACTGGGCATGCTGCGCAGACAGTTGACGGGTGTCATCGCGCTCGTGGTCGTCATCGGCTTCTTTTTCGCGGTCACCCTGCCGGAGAGCTCGGCCGAAGACCGGAACCACCTGGCGAGCAGGTACGCGTTCGCCGGCCAGAGCGTGGCGCTGCCGGTGTCGGACAAGCAGCAGACGATCAGGAAGGTCAACCAGGCCTACAAGCACTTCGACGCGTGGATATCCTCGGTCGGTGCGGCGGTCGCGATGAACGACCTGGACGGCGACAAGCTGCCCAACGACCTGTGCCTCGTCGACTCGCGCACCGACCAGGTGATCGTCACGCCGACGCCGGGCAAGGGCGGGAACCGCTACGCGCCGTTCGCGCTGAATCCCGCGCCGCTGCCGGTCAACGACGTGATGGCGCCGATGGGCTGCGTACCGGCCGACCTCAACGAGGACGGCCGGCTGGACCTGCTGGTCTACATGTGGGCGCGTACCCCGATCCTCTACCTCAGCCGCGCCGGCCACGGCACCCTCTCACCCCAGGCGTACGAGCCTGTCGAGGTGCTGTCCAGCAACAACGCCGACGCGGCCGGCAAGTACACCGGTCCGCAGTGGAACACCAACGCGGCGACCGTCGGCGACTTCGACGGTGACGGCCACGACGACATCTTCATCGGCAACTACTTCCCCGACAGTCCGCTGCTCGACTCGTCGGTCGACGGCGGCGTGACGATGAACCACTCCATGTCGCACGCCCAGAACGGCGGCGAGAAGATCATCCTGCTGTGCGCGGGCGCCACGGCGGGCGACCGCCCGACCGCCTCCTTCAAGCGCGTCCCCGACGACGCGCTCCCCGAGGAGGCCCGGAACGGCTGGTCGCTGGGGGTCAGCGCCACCGACCTGGACGGGGACCTGCTGCCCGAGCTCTACATCGCCAACGACTTCGGCCCCGATCGGTTGCTGTACAACCGGTCCACGCCGGGCCAGGTGAGGTTCGCCAACGTCACCACCGCGCGCACCCCGGGCACGCCGAAGTCCAAGCGGATCGGCGCCGACTCGTTCAAGGGCATGGGCGTCGACTTCGGTGACTTCGACCACGACGGCCTCTACGACGCGTTCGTCTCCAACCTCACCGTCCCGTGGGGCATCGTGGAGAGCAACTTCCACTTCATGAACACCGCCAAGGACCAGGCCGACCTGCGCACCCGGCTGCGCAACGGCGAGGCGCCGTTCCGCGACATCAGCGGCGAGAACGGCACCGCCTGGTCGGGCTGGAGCTGGGACGTCAAGATCGCCGACTTCGCCAACTCCGGCGAGCTGGACATCACCCAGGCCACCGGATTCATCAGGGGCTACACCAACCGCTGGCCGCAACTGCAGGAACTGGCGATGGCCAACGACTCCCTGGTGCCCAGCACGGTCGCCTGGCCCAACGCCAACTCCGGCGACGACCTCGCCGGCAACGAGACACTGCGCTTCTTCGTCAAGGACGAGGACGGCCGCTACACCGACCTGGCCCCCGAACTGGGCCTGGCCGTGCCGATCCCGACCCGCGGCATCGCCACCGGCGACGCCGACGGCGACGGCCTGCTCGACTTCGCGGTGGCCCGGCAGTTCGGCGAACCGATCTTCTACCACAACCAGGCGCCCACGCCGGGCGGCCACCTCAACCTGCTGCTGACCCATGAGCAGGCGACGACGGTGGGCACCGCGCCCGCGCCGGGCTCGCCGGTCACCGGCGCCGAGGTCACGGTGACCACGGCGGACGGCAAGAAGTACGTCCAGCGCGTCGACGGCGGCAGCGGTCACTCCGGCCGGCGCAGCAGCGAGGTGCACATCGGCCTCGGCACCGCCCAAGGCCCCGTCCAGGTGCACCTGAAGTGGCGGGACCGCAAGGGCGTGGTGCACCAGCAGGATCTCAAGCTCAGCCAGGGCCGGCATTCGCTCGTGCTTGGCGACCAGGCCAGGGAGAGGTGA